In one Trichosurus vulpecula isolate mTriVul1 chromosome 8, mTriVul1.pri, whole genome shotgun sequence genomic region, the following are encoded:
- the PSTK gene encoding L-seryl-tRNA(Sec) kinase — MQNGESPGETGSEGHIQLGFCVLCGLPGSGKSSLASSLSDHLRRKQGWHVAVITYDDIIPDPFLEGENAQLLPSQWKSFRHELLTYLERFLMAIINGYKLSAPTSRTEVLWESFVNCLKDQDLVSSGTGEAQGYCLTNATLSQPLYLILDDNFYYQSMRYEVYQLARKYSAGFCQLFLDCPLESCLERNRQRSKPVPDEIIQLMARKIESPNIQKNAWEHNSLTVKSTGSGSEDNIEVTALLTSALKNPVKCFEENMEQKETDRIICSTNILHQADQKFRGVISQTMKKAKDEKVIASKLKLLAEELNKLKADFLEDLRQGNSKRISHFHQNSISDVIRLFQYERDNIVQKYIPKEY; from the exons ATGCAGAACGGAGAATCCCCGGGGGAGACCGGAAGTGAGGGGCACATTCAGCTGGGATTCTGCGTCCTCTGTGGCCTGCCAGGCTCGGGAAAATCTAGCCTCGCCAGCTCTCTTAGCGACCACCTGAGGAGGAAGCAGGGCTGGCACGTTGCTGTCATAACTTACGATGACATCATCCCAGACCCGTTTCTCGAGGGCGAGAATGCTCAGCTGCTG CCATCCCAGTGGAAATCATTCCGACATGAACTTTTGACATACCTTGAACGTTTCTTGATGGCCATCATCAATGGATACAAGTTATCTGCCCCAACCTCAAGGACTGAAGTCCTGTGGGAAAGTTTTGTCAACTGCTTGAAAGATCAAGATCTTGTATCTTCTGGAACAGGAGAGGCCCAGGGTTATTGCTTAACCAATGCAACTCTGTCTCAACCTTTGTATCTAATCTTGGATGACAATTTTTATTACCAGAGCATGAGATATGAAGTCTACCAGCTGGCTCGGAAAT ATTCCGCAGGCTTTTGCCAGTTATTTTTAGATTGTCCACTTGAGTCCTGTCTGGAAAGGAATCGGCAGAGAAGTAAACCAGTTCCTGATGAGATCATACAGCTGATGGCAAGAAAGATAGAATCTCCGAACATTCAGAAAAATGCATGGGAACACAACAGTCTCACTGTTAAGAGTACAGGATCTGGTTCTGAGGACAA CATAGAAGTGACTGCTTTACTGACTTCTGCTTTGAAGAATCCAGTAAAATGTTTTGAGGAAAATATGGAACAAAAG gAAACTGACCGAATTATTTGTTCAACTAATATTCTTCATCAAGCTGATCAGAAATTCAGAGGAGTTATCTCTCAGACAATGAAGAAAGccaaag atgAAAAAGTGATTGCCTCCAAGCTGAAACTTCTAGCAGAAGAACTTAACAAGCTTAAGGCAGACTTTTTGGAAGATCTACGACAAGGAAATAGTAAAAGAATTTCACATTTCCATCAAAATAGCATTTCAGATGTCATTCGCTTATTTCAGTATGAGAGAGATAACATTGTGCAGAAATATATTCCAAAGGAGTATTAA